Proteins co-encoded in one Quercus robur chromosome 8, dhQueRobu3.1, whole genome shotgun sequence genomic window:
- the LOC126695109 gene encoding protein FLX-like 1 isoform X2 translates to MSGRNRGPPLPMKGGGLPPTVHEPPFGRGLGPMSHPALLEEMRESPFGMGPRSLPPHPAILQDQLDAHLDAQYKDIQVLLVDNQRLAATHVALKQELEATHHELQRMGHFADSLRTEKDAQMRELYEKSVQLEVDLRGVEAMRAELHQVHANIKELTVTRQERTGQVQAMTQDLARLTTDLQRAPALRAEIETMKQELQRAKAAIEYEKKGYAENYEHGQAMEKKLLSMARELEKLRAEIANAEKRARAAAAVGNPGYNVNYGNPEGGYMGNLYPASFGMNPVQAGAENFPQYAPGPGAWSAYEMQRAQGHR, encoded by the exons atgtCAGGAAGAAATCGTGGACCACCACTTCCAATGAAAGGGGGTGGACTACCCCCTACAGTCCATGAACCGCCATTTGGCAGAGGTTTGGGGCCAATGTCGCATCCAGCACTACTTGAGGAGATGAGAGAATCCCCATTTGGGATGGGTCCTAGATCACTCCCTCCTCATCCTGCAATACTTCAGGACCAGCTTGATGCTCATCTTGATGCTCAGTATAAAGATATTCAGGTGTTGTTGGTTGATAACCAGAGGCTAGCTGCTACCCATGTTGCCCTTAAGCAGGAATTGGAAGCTACTCACCATGAATTGCAAAGGATGGGTCACTTTGCCGATTCCTTGCGGACTGAGAAGGATGCTCAGATGAGAGAATTGTATGAGAAGTCTGTTCAGTTGGAGGTGGATCTCCGTGGGGTGGAGGCTATGCGTGCTGAGCTTCATCAAGTTCATGCTAATATTAAAGAGCTTACTGTTACAAGGCAGGAGCGTACAGGTCAAGTGCAAGCAATGACACAAGATTTGGCTAGACTTACAACAGATTTGCAACGGGCTCCAGCTTTAAGGGCAGAAATTGAGACAATGAAACAAGAGCTACAACGTGCAAA AGCTGCAATTGAGTATGAGAAGAAAGGATATGCAGAGAATTATGAGCATGGTCAAGCGATGGAGAAGAAGTTGCTCTCAATGGCCCGAGAGTTGGAGAAGCTCCGTGCAGAGATTGCTAATGCAGAGAAGAGAGCTcgtgctgctgctgctgttggGAATCCAG GCTACAATGTGAATTATGGCAATCCTGAAGGAGGTTACATGGGAAATCTTTATCCTGCTAGCTTTGGCATGAATCCT GTACAGGCTGGTGCAGAAAATTTTCCTCAGTATGCACCTGGACCTGGGGCCTGGAGTGCCTATGAAATGCAACGAGCTCAAGGACACAGATAG
- the LOC126695109 gene encoding protein FLX-like 1 isoform X1, with translation MSGRNRGPPLPMKGGGLPPTVHEPPFGRGLGPMSHPALLEEMRESPFGMGPRSLPPHPAILQDQLDAHLDAQYKDIQVLLVDNQRLAATHVALKQELEATHHELQRMGHFADSLRTEKDAQMRELYEKSVQLEVDLRGVEAMRAELHQVHANIKELTVTRQERTGQVQAMTQDLARLTTDLQRAPALRAEIETMKQELQRAKAAIEYEKKGYAENYEHGQAMEKKLLSMARELEKLRAEIANAEKRARAAAAVGNPGTGYNVNYGNPEGGYMGNLYPASFGMNPVQAGAENFPQYAPGPGAWSAYEMQRAQGHR, from the exons atgtCAGGAAGAAATCGTGGACCACCACTTCCAATGAAAGGGGGTGGACTACCCCCTACAGTCCATGAACCGCCATTTGGCAGAGGTTTGGGGCCAATGTCGCATCCAGCACTACTTGAGGAGATGAGAGAATCCCCATTTGGGATGGGTCCTAGATCACTCCCTCCTCATCCTGCAATACTTCAGGACCAGCTTGATGCTCATCTTGATGCTCAGTATAAAGATATTCAGGTGTTGTTGGTTGATAACCAGAGGCTAGCTGCTACCCATGTTGCCCTTAAGCAGGAATTGGAAGCTACTCACCATGAATTGCAAAGGATGGGTCACTTTGCCGATTCCTTGCGGACTGAGAAGGATGCTCAGATGAGAGAATTGTATGAGAAGTCTGTTCAGTTGGAGGTGGATCTCCGTGGGGTGGAGGCTATGCGTGCTGAGCTTCATCAAGTTCATGCTAATATTAAAGAGCTTACTGTTACAAGGCAGGAGCGTACAGGTCAAGTGCAAGCAATGACACAAGATTTGGCTAGACTTACAACAGATTTGCAACGGGCTCCAGCTTTAAGGGCAGAAATTGAGACAATGAAACAAGAGCTACAACGTGCAAA AGCTGCAATTGAGTATGAGAAGAAAGGATATGCAGAGAATTATGAGCATGGTCAAGCGATGGAGAAGAAGTTGCTCTCAATGGCCCGAGAGTTGGAGAAGCTCCGTGCAGAGATTGCTAATGCAGAGAAGAGAGCTcgtgctgctgctgctgttggGAATCCAG GGACAGGCTACAATGTGAATTATGGCAATCCTGAAGGAGGTTACATGGGAAATCTTTATCCTGCTAGCTTTGGCATGAATCCT GTACAGGCTGGTGCAGAAAATTTTCCTCAGTATGCACCTGGACCTGGGGCCTGGAGTGCCTATGAAATGCAACGAGCTCAAGGACACAGATAG
- the LOC126695109 gene encoding protein FLX-like 1 isoform X3: MKGGGLPPTVHEPPFGRGLGPMSHPALLEEMRESPFGMGPRSLPPHPAILQDQLDAHLDAQYKDIQVLLVDNQRLAATHVALKQELEATHHELQRMGHFADSLRTEKDAQMRELYEKSVQLEVDLRGVEAMRAELHQVHANIKELTVTRQERTGQVQAMTQDLARLTTDLQRAPALRAEIETMKQELQRAKAAIEYEKKGYAENYEHGQAMEKKLLSMARELEKLRAEIANAEKRARAAAAVGNPGTGYNVNYGNPEGGYMGNLYPASFGMNPVQAGAENFPQYAPGPGAWSAYEMQRAQGHR; the protein is encoded by the exons ATGAAAGGGGGTGGACTACCCCCTACAGTCCATGAACCGCCATTTGGCAGAGGTTTGGGGCCAATGTCGCATCCAGCACTACTTGAGGAGATGAGAGAATCCCCATTTGGGATGGGTCCTAGATCACTCCCTCCTCATCCTGCAATACTTCAGGACCAGCTTGATGCTCATCTTGATGCTCAGTATAAAGATATTCAGGTGTTGTTGGTTGATAACCAGAGGCTAGCTGCTACCCATGTTGCCCTTAAGCAGGAATTGGAAGCTACTCACCATGAATTGCAAAGGATGGGTCACTTTGCCGATTCCTTGCGGACTGAGAAGGATGCTCAGATGAGAGAATTGTATGAGAAGTCTGTTCAGTTGGAGGTGGATCTCCGTGGGGTGGAGGCTATGCGTGCTGAGCTTCATCAAGTTCATGCTAATATTAAAGAGCTTACTGTTACAAGGCAGGAGCGTACAGGTCAAGTGCAAGCAATGACACAAGATTTGGCTAGACTTACAACAGATTTGCAACGGGCTCCAGCTTTAAGGGCAGAAATTGAGACAATGAAACAAGAGCTACAACGTGCAAA AGCTGCAATTGAGTATGAGAAGAAAGGATATGCAGAGAATTATGAGCATGGTCAAGCGATGGAGAAGAAGTTGCTCTCAATGGCCCGAGAGTTGGAGAAGCTCCGTGCAGAGATTGCTAATGCAGAGAAGAGAGCTcgtgctgctgctgctgttggGAATCCAG GGACAGGCTACAATGTGAATTATGGCAATCCTGAAGGAGGTTACATGGGAAATCTTTATCCTGCTAGCTTTGGCATGAATCCT GTACAGGCTGGTGCAGAAAATTTTCCTCAGTATGCACCTGGACCTGGGGCCTGGAGTGCCTATGAAATGCAACGAGCTCAAGGACACAGATAG